Part of the Sorghum bicolor cultivar BTx623 chromosome 1, Sorghum_bicolor_NCBIv3, whole genome shotgun sequence genome, TGCGGGCCCGGCCGGTCAGCGGCTCAGGCGGCAGGGGGGAGAGGGGGCGCGGCGCTGCTGGGCTGGGCTAGCGCGGCCCACGCGGGAGAGAGAAGGGAGAAGATGggccgagagagagaggagccgGCCCACAAAGGAAGAAAACCATTTTTTTTTATTCAAAAGGGCTTTGAACCAAATTCTTCACCACATTTATaaaccaaaatttgatttattaACTTGAGGTTATTTTAAGAATTATTTTCTTTACTACTTTTAGAAACAAAGCATATTTTCTTAATAAcatatttttaaattatttttcctctcaaatataaattaattttcaaatatgacttttggagttttattttattttttcgaaACCCGAAAGGACCTAAACGTGGCTCACTATAAATTTTATAATTCACTTTTCTGAGACAAGCCAAACAAAACTAGGGCACAAAACACACATCAAATAAAACACCCTCCACTTAATTTATctttataaaagttttaaaatttcacattttcctcatttcataaaaacaataattaataaaaatcttgtaatattttagaaaaattttaaatccttatttaatttagtgttttctaataacaatccaaaattaaaaattttggagtgttatatcaAGCCAggctaaaggggtgtttggttaaacgtgttaaagttttaaaaaatattgtagctcttttattttatttgataattagtatctaattatggattaattaggttcaaaagattcattttgtaaattactctctagctataCTTTAATTTCGTAAATAATCTATACTAACAAATATgttcgtgcgttgcaacgggagaaaaacatcaaatggccatagaaagtgatgacataaaTGTTACatgtctatttatatttatcctttttataaatttaaaatctataatttattttactgaTAACCaggacatctatggtattagatagttaatatttataataatatatagcttggagatatatttatttaataataaaaatagaaattaagCAAACATTATCTTACTCATATATTATCTattaatataccttagtattatattaaaacatgagaagttgttgctagctttttttttaattaggattcatatgaaatatgatatatcagttaaatgtatgtaggtTATAAGCACATGGtcttatgaagtgttcatatgacatatCAAAACATCATGCAAAGGTAGTGTGAGCATCCTTTTTTATTTACATACTTAAATTAATTGTAAACTATTTAGCAAGTATAAAtctaggtaaattagtaaattagtgagatatgcagaaatggtgctaaaactttaccataaaatcaagcatcacattaaataggctaccataaaattttcataataatttgAGCAAGATAGCTACAATTTtgattttacactaaaaagcatagacaagcatctccaacaaaaaaCTAAAGtttgtgatatttttgtttattgcatggatctacatatgtggagctgaacaaaatttgttttgtaatttttagatttttctacaaATTACTaacatttatcaattttcaactgatttaaaaaataaaataaaagtaaaTTAATAGGATAAACACTTTGCACTTAGGCCCTATACTTTTTTTTATTCTCAACGTGCTCTGATATGTATTATTTAATGTGTCAGAAGATTTTGTATTGGAAACCCTcgaaaaacttttattttttttttctctcttccaaCGATTCCAGAGAGAAGATTGGCCGACAGAATAAAATGAGCAgattaaaatttttataattctatatctctaataataaatttgaaaatttCAGTTCACCATAAAATTTTGTTCACGACGAAATTCTATTCACCAGTCTATCCGTATAGGACTATGATTCTTTACCTAATATTTAATcatgaaaatttcagtctgtccACTTTTTCTGTCCGCCCATAGTATATAAACACAGCCCGACTGGGTCAGTTAAGTTCGAGTAGAATATGGAGTCTGATCTGTTCTCAAATTCCAATGATGCAATAAATTAATTACGACATCGACATACCTGACTAATAAAAAATCTGTTGTAATAGAGAATATGTAAATCTTTAACTAATATTtaatcataaaaatttcagtctatctattttttttattcgCCCATAAATAATAAATTAGGAAAAAAATTACGCAAGCCTAAAGGCTTGAACCCAACTGATCAACCAAAATGTACGTAGATACATTTGTAAAAccattcttttctttctttaatCCTTAGTAAATAAACAATTGTAAAACTTTGTGTAGGGCAAGCGACAGGGCGTCATGCTGGAGTGGTAGACAGGAATCTTATGGTTAAGGTAGGATGTCGTGGAAGGTTGGTGAGACATGTGTGAGGTGCCGATTGTAGGTGCTAGAAGCCCAATGGAGAGAAAGACAACTGAGGAGTACATCATACAGTTTCCAAATATGTGATCTTTCTCCTGTAAGGATATATCTCCTAGTATATATTAATAAAGAAAGATTTAGTACTTTATATATATCCAAATATTTGATATGATCAGAGTTAACCAAACGGGCCCTAAGGTGAGCCAGGCCCATTGATGCGAGACCAGGCCAGACCCATGGGCAACCAAACAGGCTCGTAGTCTTTTACCCTAGCACTAAGGCGCACAGCCTGATAGCCGCCGCCGTTTCTCGTCTTCCTCGCAGCGCCGGCGCTCCATCTTCTGCCCCCTTCCCCACTCGTGATCGGCATGAAGGCGACGCTCCATCTTCTGCTCCGTCCCCCACTCGCGCTCGGCATGAAGGCAACGGAGGCGGCGCTCAGGCTCGTGCTCTCAGCGACGGCGGGGCAGTCCCAGGCTCGGCGGCAGTGTCAGCGGCTCCTCCCGCCTCTCGCCAgtcgcctcgcgccctcgcctccgtgCTCCGCACACCGGCCGGCGACCCTGCGTAcgcacctccctctcccctcccgcCTCCGCTGGACCGTCGACGGCGCACGGCCCTTGCGGCTGCGCCGCGCGCCGCGCGCGTCCGGCGGGCAGCGCGAGCCAGCAGCCGCTGCTCTACCAAAGGCGGTCGTGCCGCTTTGGAAGCGCTTATGCCCCATAGCGAAGCGCTACCCGTCCGCTTAGCGCTTCAGCGCGCTGAAGCGTGCGCTTAGTGCTGCTTTTTGGAACCCTGGCTGGCTGGATACTGCATAACAATTTAAACATTATGTATGCTTATCTAGTTTTTAGTTTAGCTGCTTTAAGTATATGTTGACATTGCAAATCACAGTAAAGTGTTCGGTGGCTTCCATATGAGCTCCTAGGTCAACTTAGCATCTTTTAGCCTGTCATAATATTCATGAACCGTTTCCCACTCTTACCGCAACCAATACTTCAAAGAGCGCTTCTATACTGCCATACTGATTCAGTAAACCTTCCATGATAATGTACTGCCATTGCAACACTGCATCTATTATAACTGTATGTGATACTTTGCATACATTGGATGCATTTGATGAACTTGCCAAAGGTAAAACAAATCTCTATGTTGAATTATTCAGAActgaagagtcaaaaggtgtTGTTCAGTAGTGAACTGGTGATAATTCGAATACATGATTATGATATTCTGTGTGTAACCCTCATCATGATCCGGTCGATGCAAACTGCTCAGTTTTTTCAATTCATAAAATTGAAATTCCAAGCTGTCTTTAAGGTTCTACTTGTGTTCCATGTTATGAGCATGCATGGCTATGATTACAAAGAATGGTTTCTCAGCTATCTAGTCTCATCATAATttcattgatttccaagcactcAACAATTATCCAACTTTTGTGTGCATTTTTGCTCAATCTTGACCGATATTCTTCCGCACTACTTTTTCCACGTTAGGATTTGTTAATGCTGACATAGTTTTCTTTGGGAAAACATCCAGTTTCGTCTTTGAAAAATTCAAGGTGGTACGTGACTAGGTCAAACACTTCAGCTCCGTTGACTACTCGTTATGAGTGGCGCAAAGTGTTTCCTTGTTCCGTAAGGCCATGTGCATCTTACTCTACACAAGCAGACCAGAAGGCAAAACAGGTTTGTATTTCAGTTCTGCTTGCTGATTTAAATTGTTCAGTGTAATGCGTTTGTATACTCTCTCGTCTCATGCATTtatatactctctccgtcccgAAATGGATTATCTTCTAAAATCGTCCTAACTCCTAAGTCGAACTTTCTAAGATTGACTGAATTCGTAGAAAAGAACACCAATATTTATGATGCAAAATTAGaaaatgaaatatattttcatagtgtacttATTTGGCATCATAAATGTTGGTAtcgttttctataaagttgggtCAAAATTGAATAGTTTGACTTAGTACAACTCTAGAAGTTGATTTATTTTGGGATGGATGAGTATCCTTTGCTGCATAAATTTGAATTATTTATCCATCTTGTGATATGCTGCTAAGGTGGTTGTAATGCAGTATATAAGCTTTTAGTTATTGTGTTACCTTGTTGGTGGGATTGGATCAAAATCCAAATCCTAACAAAGGAATCCAATTAGAATCTTACTACAGAAAGTCTACCATCCAGTCCAAACATATCTCAAAGCAATCCAAGTGCCTCAAGTTAGAATCCATCCATCATGATCCAACCATTACAGCAAAGgcgtcttcctcttcctcttcccctTCCCCACAGGCAACTTGAAAACCAAGCTATGCTGACTCTCTCATCTCATCTGTCATGTCAGATCTCCAGCCAGAGCTCTCCGCAAAACTACTCACTGTGAAACACCAATGTTAGCCTCCTTTCATCAGGCATCGGACACTCCATGTGACCCTCACTGACTGCAGAACTCCAAGCCATGGCCATCTTGAGATTCACAAGCATGGTCCTGGCCCAGAGCTGTTGGTGTCTGCATTAACCTCTACGTGACCAATGCCTATACCGTCAAGCTACTGCTTGTTTCAGTCTGCTACGTTACTGCCTTTGTGCTCTACCTCAAGGCCAATCACTACAGCATCACCGTCACCCTGCACATGCCTTTGCTTTGTGCTTGGCATGTCACCCACTCCACTCCAATGATCTATTCAATGGAACACCATGCCAGGCCATGCCATGGTCATAGAGACAAGTGAAGTACTGAAGTGACCATTCTCTCGTCTCATCTCTGATGTCAGTGGTCTATGGAGGTCACTTGATGGTTCGGATGAGAAGTCTAGTCTGCCCCTCTCATCCACCCTTCCTTTCTCGATTCTCTCCCCGCTTAGCATTTGAAGAGAGGCTGAGAGGGTTACCACCACTGTAAAACCAAGTCCAATGGACATTGGACTTTTCGAGTTTTGTGTTGCAACCCAATGGATATTGTGCTTTATTTTCTCACATGGTGTTGGATGTCCAAGTCCAAACAGATCATGTTCATGTACATCCAAAGCAGGCAGGGTTAAATTGGACTTTGGATTTCCAAATCCAATCCCACATGTACTTGTGATCATGCATCATCGGAATTACTGAACACCTGTGGATTATACATAAATTAGCTTGGACGTGCTTTCTACACCTTGAATGGCAACAGCTTTACCACGTATACCGGCTTATTTATATGCATTAGCCCTGTAATGTGGTTTTGGacaaccaaaatttcataaaaaaATGATTATTAAGAGCTATACCAAATTTGTGATCCTGCATATGTTGAAAAGTTTCTGTTTCACCAGTTACATTACGAGAGATGTAGAGGTAGTTGCTAGACACTGTTTTGTAATGGTCTGCTTCAAAGTTTTTTGTCTTATGGATCCATAATCTCAGTGGTCCCATATGAGCAAACTCAGTTATGCTAATCATTTAGCCAAAGCCAGCAGTACTTGTAGTGTTGCAGTTACAGTGCTATTTTCTACAAGGCATCCCTGTCATATGTGAGAAAGCGTTCTGATGGAGAAGACTCAAAGTTTCAGCGTGTGTTTACTGCTGGAGAAGACTTTGAGTTTTGTTTATTGTTATACTGCTTGACAGTTTTAATCACCTATAAGACACCAGCAGTCAGATTTTTGGGGTCTTTTAGTCATTTAGTTCTTGATAGAACTTGTATATGTAGCTAACTGATATTactggtttcattagtcaaacACGTGTTTGTTAATTATATTGGAAGCAGAATATGTCGCATAGCTATAATGCTGTTGCACATTTTTATGGGTTTTTACTTGTAAGGAACTGTCCTCTTTGTTCGCAGGAAGGGAAAGACTTGTCAACTGTAGAACATCCCTTTGATGATATTACCTACAATATACCTGAGAAGCCAGTGACATTTACTGAAGGTGCTTCTTATAGTCTTGTAATACTTGCTGGACTCGGAATTGCAGGGGTGGCTGGATATGCTGTGTTCAAAGAGCTTATATTTGAGCCAAAAGAGTAAGTCCCTTGCATTTGTTATCTGGCTTCTGTTTGAACTTTGCAGAATGATAATTGATACACCTATAACTAATTGTATTTCGATATTACAAATGTGTTTATAAATAAATAGTAATTATTACCATGTTCTTTTAAGTtctataaaatttaattttgcAGTGGTTCTTTAATGATATGATACACATCTCCtgtgtattcgagaaaaaaagaaTTTCGTAGTGGTCATTCTTCAGATCGTAACACTAATACCCCATCTTTACGTGCACTGTACAAATTAACAGTCAATATGATGTGTAATATGGAACTTCATTTTGCCCTTTTTGCTACTTTATATATACATCTTAATCTGGATGCATCATTGTCTAAGGCACATGTGTCTATATTTTCATTTCCTTGGTTCATAGAGTGGCATTTTGTGCAGTATAGGAATAGGAAGATTTATTATCTGCAACTTTGTGACACACTTATAGGTTGGTGTGATACCTGATATGAGCAAACTTTTACTATATTGAAAAATGAAGATGAAACCAAATACCATATGTCTTAGTAAAAGGCGCGTGTGTTTTTCTAAGAGATTAGGAGCGTGGGTGTGGCTCTTGCCccttttttcttcttaatacaAAGATACACAACTCTCCTgcatgttcgagaaaaaaaaacaaataccATAGATCTTTCTGTTTTTCTTCGGTTGTCACAAGCCCTATTCTGGTGCATACTGCATTTTTATCCTATAACTTGTAAGAGTGTTGATTCACTACCGAAAGTACTATGCATTGCTTTATGTTAAAGCTGAACAACAACAACGAAGCCCTTTACTCCAAGCAAGTTGGGGGTAGGCTAAAGTTGAAACCCAACATAATAATTTGGTGTTTGTTGCTTTTTGTGTGGCATAGTGATTGTCCATATGCCTGTTTTATAAATGAATATATAATTTTGAAGCTGAAGGGAGATTAGCTAACGCCTGTGCATTGTTTAACCACCCAACAGGTACAAGATATTTGGGAAAGCTCTAGCAAGAATTCAGAGTGATAGCCAGGTTTTTGTTGATCATGTTTTCCTGTAGATAATTGTACTTTCTCTCTCTTACTAGTTTTATATATTTTGTCAGGTCACCTCAAGGATTGGCCACCCTATTACTGGATATGGCCAGGAAACTAGAAACCGTGCAGCTCGGCAGAGAATTCCAAATAAGATTTGGACAGATGAAGATGGTGTTGAACATGTGGAGGTATAACACATTCTTGTCTCTTCTGTTGTGTCTTCTTCCATTCTTCTGTTT contains:
- the LOC8054326 gene encoding probable mitochondrial import inner membrane translocase subunit TIM21, producing the protein MKATLHLLLRPPLALGMKATEAALRLVLSATAGQSQARRQCQRLLPPLASRLAPSPPCSAHRPATLLSSLKNSRWYVTRSNTSAPLTTRYEWRKVFPCSVRPCASYSTQADQKAKQEGKDLSTVEHPFDDITYNIPEKPVTFTEGASYSLVILAGLGIAGVAGYAVFKELIFEPKEYKIFGKALARIQSDSQVTSRIGHPITGYGQETRNRAARQRIPNKIWTDEDGVEHVEVNFLIRGPHGAGKVYSEMFKDNSDRTWKFTYLVVDIVSPPHAKTQLMLESYLPA